The genomic DNA AGCTAAACGAATGGTCGAAGCCGATTTTTTGAATTAAATCCATGGTTTCGAGGAAATTTTCTTCGGTTTCCCCAGGGAAGCCGATAATAAAGTCTGAAGAAAAGCTAATATCGGGTCGGTTGGCTCGAATACGTTCCATTTTCTCAATATATTCTGCCGCGGTATGGCCACGTTTCATCGCCGATAAAATGGCATCAGAGCCGCTTTGTACGGGTAGATGCAGGTGGCTAACTAGCTCTGGAACATCGTTAAAGACATCAACCAAGCTATCACTGAACTCAACCGGGTGGCTGGTGGTAAATCGAATTCGATCAATGCCTTCGACTTGTGCGGCCAAGGTAATGAGCTCGGCTAAGTCGGCTTCGCCACCATCATGACGAGGACCTCGATAAGCGTTCACATTTTGACCTAAAAAGTTAATTTCACGTACACCTTGGCTCGCTAAATGCGCTACTTCGGCTATGACGTCGTCGTAAGGGCGGCTTACTTCTTCTCCGCGTGTATAAGGCACTACGCAGAATGTACAGTATTTGGAGCAACCTTCCATGATAGAGACAAACGCACTCACACCATCGCTCTTAGGAGCGGGTAAGTGGTCAAACTTTTCAATTTCTGGGAAAGTGATGTCGACCATTGCAATGTGATTGCCATCGGGCTTTTTCGCCGCCGCGTCGGTCGCATCAATCATAGTTGGCAAGCGGTGTAATGTTTGCGGACCAAAGATCATATCGACATGGGGTGCACGTTTAGCAATGGTTTCGCCTTCTTGCGATGCCACACAACCACCCACGCCAATCTTTAAATCTGGATTTTTATCCTTCAAGTGCTTCCAGCGACCCAACTGGTGGAATACACGCTCTTGCGCCTTTTCACGAATAGAGCAGGTGTTGAGCAGAATAACGTCAGCGTCGGCTTCATCATTTGTCAACGTATAGCCGTGGCTCTCGCCCAATAGGTCAACCATACGATCAGAATCGTATTCATTCATTTGGCAACCGTGGGTTTTAATAAACAGTTTTTTGGTCATTAGCTCTTATCAGGGATTGAAAATTCAAGGCGCGGAATTATACCTGTGGTCTGAGTAAATCCCAACAACAGTCTGTAAAAAACTCCGATAATGTGTAGACTTGCCGATTTTTTACTGTAATTGAAGGTTTAAGGCATGCAAAAGTCTATTTATCGCGTGGCATTTTTGAATCAAGACAAAGTATATGAAGTGTATTGCCGTCATGTTTATCAAAGTGACATGTACGGCTTTATCGAAATAGAAGAACTGATATTTGGTGAAAAAAGCCAACTTCTGGTTGACCCAAGCGAAGAAAAACTGCAAAACGAATTTTCCGGTGTAAAGCGCAGCTTTATTCCAATGCATTCCATTATTCGAATCGATGAAGTTGATAAAGGCGGCGCATCGAAAATCAGCGATTCGAAAGTGAGCTCGATAGCACCATTCCCAGTAGCACCACCCAAAGGAAACTAAAAACTATTCACTTGAAAACTGGCTTCTTGGCCCAATATCTGCAATAGGAAGTTGTAAGCTAAGTAAAGAATCTGGTGGATTAAATGACTTGGGCTATACTTAACCTTAAGTAAGTGACTAGGCGACAGGAGAGACGCAGTATGACAGCTCTAATCATGGTTTTATTATTAGCCGCGTGGTTTTATTTGCCGGGTAATAAGCAAGAAAGTAAGCTGGTTCCTATCCGCATTAAGAAAGATGATGATCACCGCATTCGTTAATGTGGTTGATTATTGATCAGCATCTTATATAATCCCGCGCCTAATTTTAATGAGGTGTGGGTTTGTTCTTAAGAGATTATTCTACCTACCTATTATTCTGTTTTACGAGTCTGTTAAGTGTCTATACCTTTTCAGAGAGCTCCTCTATACAAGAATTCTCCGGTCTGCCTGATATGGCGGCTATTCAAGACGTACGTGAAAAAAAATCGACTTTTTTTAATTATTTAGAACCGATGATTGCTCAGGTGAATCAGCGCATAGAAGGTGAGCGGGCCTGGTTGCATGTGGTCGAACGGCAGATTCAGCTAGGAACGGAGCTGAAGCGTTGGCAAACTCTCTATTTAGAAGAACTTGGTCAATATTATAAAGTTGATGAAGAAGTTGGTTCTAAAGCCTTTTTCAACCAAATGTTTAACCGGGTTGATGTGCTGCCGGCTTCTCTTGTCTTAGCTCAAGCCGCCAATGAAAGTGCATGGGGCACGAGCCGTTTCGCCGTAGATGGCCGGAACCTATTCGGTCAATGGTGCTTTACTAAGGGCTGTGGGCTGGTGCCACAAGGTCGAGATGATTCTGAAAGCCATGAAGTACGTGTGTTTGACACTGTTTATGATTCAATCAATGCCTATTTTCGAAACATTAATACTCATTGGCAGTATGTACAGCTTCGCACAATTCGTAAAGAGTTGCGCTATCTAAACCAACGTCTTGACAGTCACTACCTTGCTTGGGGTTTAGAGGGATACAGTATTCGTGGAGTACATTACATTCGTGAACTCATTGATATGATGCAATACAACCAATTGGTCCGTTACGATGAGCCCGCTTTTTATGCTCAATTAAATATCCGAGTAAACGATGATGCGTTAAAATAGCTTTTTTAAGAGTATTCGGCATAACATTGCAACCAATGACAAAAATTTGCCGAATACGACCTAACGGAGCACTAGATGTTTTCTGGAATTGTTCAAAATAAAACGCCGTTGAGCGTTGAATCTGAAAAAACACAACTTAAAACCCTTTCTATATCGCTTACCCCAAAACAACTTGATGGACTTGAGATTGGAGCCAGCATTGCATTAAACGGCGTATGTTTAACAGTCACTAAAATACACGCCGAAAAAGCCTACTTCGATGTAATGATGGAAACGTTAAGTGTCACAAACTTAGGTGCTATCCCAACAGGTGGCCTCGTAAATACAGAGCGTGCGGCAAAGTTTGGTGACGACATAGGCGGCCATGCAATGTCGGGTCATGTTGCCAGCACCGTTGAAGTTGTCGCTATTGAGCGCCCAGAAAACAACTGCATTTTATGGTTTAGTTTGTTACCAGAGCAGCGTAAGTATATTTTCAAAAAAGGCTTTGTCGGTTTAAATGGTTGCAGTTTAACGATAGGCGATGTTCTGGAAGATCGTTTTAATGTCTATTTAATTCCTGAAACACTCGAGGTGACAACCTTTGGTGAAATGGAAGTCGGCGATAAAGTAAATTTAGAATATGACGCCCAAACCCAGGCCATTGTAGATACTCTCGAAAGAATGAGACAAGCGGGGCAGCTGTAGTGGAATTCCATTCTCCTAACCAAGATATTATTTGGCAATGTGTGCCATTTTCAGCTTTATCGGCCCAAACGCTTTACGATGTACTTGCCCTGAGGATTAAAGTCTTTTGTGTCGAGCAGAATTGTCCTTACCAAGATCCTGATGGCCAAGACAACCAATGTTGGCATGTTTTAGCTCACTTGAATGGCGAACTTGTTGCCACGGCGCGAATCTTGCCACCTGAGCTTTCGTACCCCGATGCTTGCTCAATCGGTCGAGTTGCCTGCAGTGAAACAGTGCGTGGTCAAAAGGTTGGTCAGCAACTTATGAAGCGCGCTGTTGATGCCTGCGAAGCGTATTTCCCAAACCACCCCATTCGAATCGGTGCCCAGCGTTATTTAGAGCGCTTTTACAGTCAATTCGGCTTTGAAACCCAAGGCGAACCCTACCTGGAAGACGGCATTGTCCATGTCACCATGGAAAAATAGGCCAACTCAGGCCGTTTGCCACAGAAATTGGTGTAGGCTGGTTTTGGGAAGTTTGAATATCGAAGACATGGATGCCATTGTTGAGCCTACCGCGGGAGCTACTGCGGTGGCCAAACTTACCATACTCGGCCTGAACCTTAGGCGTGACTCACCTGGCATCTTGGCGCGTTACTAATTTTCAGTTATGCCTTTCCTGAGCATTTTCGTTAAGGATTCGGTCCACAAAATCCATGTGCTCTTGAGCAATTTGGCGAGCTTTTTCAGGCTTCTTGTTATAAATGGCTTCGAATAATGCTGTATGTTGTCGCATCAGCCTTAAGCGGGTTTCTGGGCGTTTTTCCATGGTGCCAATATTAGCGGACACATTAGCACGCAGCAGTGAAAATAAACTTTGCAAGCTGTGCGCTAAAATACGGTTACCACTGGCCTCTGCGATTGCTAGGTGGAAACGGGCATCAGCTAAGCCTTCAGCGGTTAAATCTTTACGTTGATGAGCCATTCGTAAGCGCTGATGCGCCTTTTCTAACGTTCTAAGCTGTTCTTTGGTGGCTCGATTGGCGGCTAAAAACGCGCTTTGTGCCTCGATAGCGTATCTGTATTCACGTAAATCTTGATGGGCGATGTCCGATTCTACGTCAAACATCATAGGCACTCTTACGGGCTCCTGTTGTTGATTGACACAATGACCACTGCCTTGTTTACTGTTTATGATGTTCTGTGATTTAAGCGTTGAAAGGGCCTCTCGCACCGTTGCTCGACTTACCTCGAGTTGCTCACTCAACTGTCGCTCTGAAGGTAGAGCGGTGTCAGCAGGCCAATGACCAATGTCAATTTGCAGAAGAATGTAATCAAGTACATACTGAGTTTTAGTCATAATTGGTCAGGCCAGTTTGGGTAAGTGCTCAAGTAAACGTGCTGTAAAGCGAGACTGCAAGCGGCTATCGCAAAAAATAACACTAAAGTAT from Reinekea marina includes the following:
- the miaB gene encoding tRNA (N6-isopentenyl adenosine(37)-C2)-methylthiotransferase MiaB, whose translation is MTKKLFIKTHGCQMNEYDSDRMVDLLGESHGYTLTNDEADADVILLNTCSIREKAQERVFHQLGRWKHLKDKNPDLKIGVGGCVASQEGETIAKRAPHVDMIFGPQTLHRLPTMIDATDAAAKKPDGNHIAMVDITFPEIEKFDHLPAPKSDGVSAFVSIMEGCSKYCTFCVVPYTRGEEVSRPYDDVIAEVAHLASQGVREINFLGQNVNAYRGPRHDGGEADLAELITLAAQVEGIDRIRFTTSHPVEFSDSLVDVFNDVPELVSHLHLPVQSGSDAILSAMKRGHTAAEYIEKMERIRANRPDISFSSDFIIGFPGETEENFLETMDLIQKIGFDHSFSFVYSARPGTPASDLEDTTEESVKKQRLKILQDRITAQAIQIGRRMVGTTQTILVTGVSERDSTELYGRSENNRNTFFKCDDHSLIGKFVQVKITEAFTSSLKGELINPELAY
- a CDS encoding DUF1820 family protein — encoded protein: MQKSIYRVAFLNQDKVYEVYCRHVYQSDMYGFIEIEELIFGEKSQLLVDPSEEKLQNEFSGVKRSFIPMHSIIRIDEVDKGGASKISDSKVSSIAPFPVAPPKGN
- a CDS encoding glucosaminidase domain-containing protein, with translation MFLRDYSTYLLFCFTSLLSVYTFSESSSIQEFSGLPDMAAIQDVREKKSTFFNYLEPMIAQVNQRIEGERAWLHVVERQIQLGTELKRWQTLYLEELGQYYKVDEEVGSKAFFNQMFNRVDVLPASLVLAQAANESAWGTSRFAVDGRNLFGQWCFTKGCGLVPQGRDDSESHEVRVFDTVYDSINAYFRNINTHWQYVQLRTIRKELRYLNQRLDSHYLAWGLEGYSIRGVHYIRELIDMMQYNQLVRYDEPAFYAQLNIRVNDDALK
- a CDS encoding riboflavin synthase subunit alpha; translation: MFSGIVQNKTPLSVESEKTQLKTLSISLTPKQLDGLEIGASIALNGVCLTVTKIHAEKAYFDVMMETLSVTNLGAIPTGGLVNTERAAKFGDDIGGHAMSGHVASTVEVVAIERPENNCILWFSLLPEQRKYIFKKGFVGLNGCSLTIGDVLEDRFNVYLIPETLEVTTFGEMEVGDKVNLEYDAQTQAIVDTLERMRQAGQL
- a CDS encoding GNAT family N-acetyltransferase — its product is MEFHSPNQDIIWQCVPFSALSAQTLYDVLALRIKVFCVEQNCPYQDPDGQDNQCWHVLAHLNGELVATARILPPELSYPDACSIGRVACSETVRGQKVGQQLMKRAVDACEAYFPNHPIRIGAQRYLERFYSQFGFETQGEPYLEDGIVHVTMEK
- a CDS encoding FadR/GntR family transcriptional regulator; translation: MTKTQYVLDYILLQIDIGHWPADTALPSERQLSEQLEVSRATVREALSTLKSQNIINSKQGSGHCVNQQQEPVRVPMMFDVESDIAHQDLREYRYAIEAQSAFLAANRATKEQLRTLEKAHQRLRMAHQRKDLTAEGLADARFHLAIAEASGNRILAHSLQSLFSLLRANVSANIGTMEKRPETRLRLMRQHTALFEAIYNKKPEKARQIAQEHMDFVDRILNENAQERHN